One window of the Rhipicephalus sanguineus isolate Rsan-2018 chromosome 2, BIME_Rsan_1.4, whole genome shotgun sequence genome contains the following:
- the LOC119382526 gene encoding uncharacterized protein LOC119382526 produces MTSTMTSLTPRKGRPYRPALLALVTVLLVPLALGTAGAAAASDPPSTTGASAGTSTGETPSPATEQTVKNVASSLPTTTPEAPLDNVTATPTASSAQTTASAHTSEQTSPSHGHQTSTVSSETTTGKGDSKTDHTSAVTTTETVTTPAVNHSDEATVTTSTDIDGHQPNATSGTEPTPSAAVTITTVAPTTLLPTTTKHRVPEVTEEDVVMKSTPTQRRLLLVLRGNCSHDSLKSDVEGAFRNLTSAAENISVTDIRCTTLLDVNVTFKAGELQLKQLLRNLSLAGTLQLGGGGDRHFLLTDFSVKEQVSTDGARTVRSRWVPTREELIIYVAVAVLFGIVLIIACVVCSIRCCRRQPSKTLDFLDTPRLNLRLEDYTLTRIPRPHTVYADHLRTPDQELGVVQAFDTCVVPLEDVMPPPAPTVPAPPCPPPRRPAEGWRTEPLMTFGGKPTKASPANGLKVARRSATRAEEEDDDESSLRGNGALSTSTERLARRDSGRRQGVDNPIYLVDRRKSKG; encoded by the coding sequence GGGCCAGCGCTGGCACGTCAACGGGAGAGACTCCTTCGCCAGCCACCGAGCAGACGGTGAAAAATGTCGCAAGCAGTTTGCCAACTACGACTCCAGAGGCACCGCTGGACAATGTAACAGCAACGCCCACGGCGTCCTCTGCACAAACCACCGCGTCGGCGCACACATCCGAGCAAACTTCTCCTTCCCATGGTCACCAAACAAGCACCGTAAGCTCTGAAACGACGACAGGGAAGGGGGATTCGAAAACAGACCATACTTCTGCTGTCACCACAACAGAAACTGTAACAACACCCGCTGTCAATCATTCAGACGAGGCAACCGTGACAACGAGCACGGATATCGATGGTCACCAGCCGAACGCCACCAGCGGAACCGAACCGACACCGTCAGCGGCGGTGACTATAACGACGGTGGCTCCGACGACACTATTACCGACTACGACCAAGCACCGGGTGCCCGAGGTCACCGAGGAAGACGTTGTAATGAAATCAACGCCCACCCAGCGGCGACTGCTGCTGGTGCTTCGCGGCAACTGCAGCCACGACAGCCTCAAGAGCGACGTCGAGGGCGCTTTCCGAAACCTGACCAGTGCCGCCGAGAACATCAGCGTGACCGACATCCGCTGCACCACGCTGTTAGACGTGAACGTGACGTTCAAGGCCGGCGAGCTGCAGCTGAAGCAGCTGCTGCGCAACCTCAGTCTGGCCGGCACCCTGCAGCTGGGTGGCGGCGGCGACAGGCACTTCCTGCTGACCGACTTCTCGGTCAAGGAGCAAGTCTCCACCGATGGAGCGCGCACGGTGCGCTCCCGCTGGGTGCCGACACGTGAAGAGCTCATCATCTACGTCGCCGTGGCGGTGCTCTTCGGCATTGTTCTTATCATCGCCTGCGTGGTATGCAGCATCCGCTGCTGCCGCCGACAGCCGTCGAAGACACTCGACTTCCTCGACACGCCGCGCCTCAACCTTCGCCTGGAAGACTACACGCTGACGCGCATACCGCGTCCGCATACAGTGTACGCCGACCACCTGCGCACGCCCGACCAGGAGCTGGGCGTGGTGCAGGCCTTCGACACGTGCGTGGTACCGCTGGAGGACGTCATGCCACCTCCAGCGCCCACCGTGCCCGCGCCGCCATGCCCGCCGCCCAGACGACCTGCGGAAGGCTGGAGGACCGAGCCACTGATGACGTTCGGTGGCAAGCCCACCAAGGCGTCACCTGCCAACGGCCTCAAGGTGGCCCGCAGGAGCGCCACCCgagcagaagaggaagacgacgacgagtcCTCACTCAGGGGAAACGGCGCACTGTCCACGTCGACCGAACGCCTAGCCCGGAGGGACTCGGGTCGCCGGCAGGGAGTCGACAATCCCATCTACTTGGTAGACCGCAGGAAGTCCAAGGGCTGA